A stretch of Planococcus citri chromosome 5, ihPlaCitr1.1, whole genome shotgun sequence DNA encodes these proteins:
- the Gle1 gene encoding mRNA export factor GLE1, which produces MTKDIADRFEDAQNQILLNAINSPNYLNRVTIGPSASNAPFEYYDESCSPQPQDVLEPPEASFSSTQTSNTISQHISPARALHELDNLRKAGVKDDVNRFAQKFTNLELELQDRMRDELRILSDEMDTRNTLKRKLTEISVSDDDLPISRRVSALMDKYKQEKQMNEAKKQEELVEIENRHRQAIQAACLEYKKIYDSMAEETKKCKNRNKLVLKVQDDSTPLKELNAAFNTVCNRAKTSGIKQQDVEACNMILQHFKQLSNRIKEKIAEIDLEEQRIEEEKQKKAVEEQRTEPAPVEVTPVAETLSTTDQRSILDKCINKECHKFYIECEKILNDFTEKVQPFRNNKSLNKLILKTKVDMNTCVNATASFTPSHLRDKFDKLCVLLRRNLRYQSNIDAAMAELYYPFCVVDLTKKFIDQGDGLIPTKPEYAFAFASLILALWVEFENFGDLLLGNFMKKCPYTIPAYWPQFSDQTDKEYYLKLGYRYNDDGVVEDQNSFLKRMTGMLMLYTAIMISEPRHGKPHPHGIRFAWRWLAAALNLEPNPDITATLLHEFLKLAGHKLSQCYGEQFWKLIRLLNSEYYAEIDKITPDSLKGPVSRLKIFVEDSLKRGRFPEPKGILSPNFW; this is translated from the exons ATGACG AAAGACATCGCAGATCGTTTTGAAGATGCCCAAAATCAAATCCTATTGAACGCCATCAACTCACCCAACTACTTGAATCGTGTCACCATCGGTCCATCAGCCAGCAACGCACCTTTCGAATACTACGATGAATCTTGTTCTCCGCAACCCCAAGATGTTCTCGAACCGCCGGAAGCATCTTTTTCAAGCACACAAACCTCTAATACAATCTCTCAACATATTTCACCAGCCAGAGCTCTacacgaattggataatttgaGAAAAGCCGGCGTAAAA GATGATGTTAATCGTTTCGCGCAAAAATTCACTAATCTCGAGCTAGAGTTACAAGACAGAATGCGCGATGAATTGCGAATCTTGAGCGATGAAATGGATACGAGAAATACGTTGAAAAGAAAACTAACGGAAATCAGCGTGAGCGATGACGATTTACCTATAAGTAGACGCGTTTCTGCTCTTATGGATAAATATAAACAAGAAAAACAG ATGAACGAAGCTAAAAAGCAAGAAGAACTGGTGGAGATCGAGAATCGTCATAGACAAGCTATACAAGCAGCTTGTTTAGAGTATAAAAAGATTTACGATAGTATGGCAGAAGAAACGAA GAAATGTAAAAATCGTAACAAACTAGTCCTCAAAGTTCAAGACGATTCAACTCCGTTGAAAGAATTGAACGCTGCTTTCAACACTGTTTGCAATAGAGCTAAA ACCTCCGGTATCAAACAGCAAGATGTAGAAGCTTGTAATATGATTTTACAACACTTCAAACAATTATCCAATCGTATCAAGGAGAAAATAG ctgagATTGATCTAGAAGAGCAACGaatcgaagaagaaaaacaaaagaaagCAGTCGAAGAACAAAGAACTGAACCTGCTCCGGTCGAAGTTACACCTGTTGCAG AAACTTTATCAACGACAGATCAACGTAGCATACTCGACAAATGTATCAACAAAGAATGCCATAAATTTTACATCGAATGCGAAAAAATCCTGAATGATTTTACCGAAAAAGTGCAACCGTTTAGGAATAACAAATCTTTAAATAAGCTCATTCTTAAAACAAAA GTAGACATGAACACCTGTGTCAACGCTACTGCTTCCTTCACTCCGAGTCATTTACGAGACAAGTTCGATAAACTGTGCGTGCTGCTGCGTCGAAACCTGAGGTATCAATCGAACATCGACGCTGCGATGGCCGAACTCTATTATCCTTTCTGTGTAGTcgatttgactaaaaaattcatc GATCAAGGCGACGGTCTAATACCAACCAAACCAGAATACGCGTTCGCTTTCGCATCTTTGATCCTCGCTCTATGggtggaatttgaaaatttcggtgATCTCTTGCTGGGAAACTTCATGAAGAAGTGTCCTTACACCATACCAGCTTACTGGCCCCAATTCAGCGACCAGACCGATAAAGAATATTATCT AAAACTGGGCTATCGTTACAACGACGATGGTGTCGTCGAAgaccaaaattcttttttaaaacgaatgaCTGGAATGTTAATGCTATACACTGCTATCATGATATCTGAACCTAGGCACGGTAAACCTCATCCTCACGGTATTCGTTTCGCTTGGAGATGGTTAGCTGCTGCTTTGAATCTGG AACCCAATCCAGATATAACTGCTACGTTATTAcacgagtttttaaaattagccGGTCATAAATTAAGTCAATGCTACGGAGAACAGTTCTGGAAACTCATTCGTTTGTTGAATAGCGAATATTACGCCGAAATTGATAAA ATAACTCCGGATTCCCTCAAAGGGCCAGTCAGCAGATTAAAGATATTCGTAGAAGATAGTCTGAAACGAGGCAGATTCCCCGAACCGAAGGGTATCCTCAGTCCTAATTTCTGGTGA
- the LOC135846247 gene encoding uncharacterized protein LOC135846247: MSKKPDADFVFNIHPVKQALTHSFLLRQYRHHVFAGLNTHTDASLVNDPDDASNFYQPPPVIIKKPIPCLSTTYVPDQEYPCNGDCVLKLVKEKLSWKRKDKLWKNLARKSLRSYDIMDKIRTELKRDDCINSLPYVITRLVNHASHNPDEHFEGVYNWYYGNSIATADFGGQTCLLFAGGKQRHEFYFSFYDRSSASVAVPEVSPKMKIPLAEDTPIYDIIPGKDYNSVGVRQRNYCYFFVYDDNNEDIVLNKCLKVKKNEHPFVGMDSFEREFCTIDSGRYVNLWSPHVRKDPICSFTLPPSDTSLPDKFARIRYSATAKSQALTIIDRKQLYFYDDRINFEKPVSVFDPSKMVELCEDLCLLVPSLVDNYWYLGSTHSCLMFDARAGFVQKWTHMLSQSPSVGSTIRINKEKASLKECFLLGTQSTGEIVAIYNKWTANGPKSDVLPVEVPNRIDTLHEARCNSLLTDPSLTKKFSHSLIGIAPYKKKKRIGLFSLSSTGDVYHQCIQKRSSSSPWRPEEQTKLQEVELNHLKDWQTGYLRDEKKQKSTITVTRVVNMRPFSENIPFHNPEIPTYNRPDLSGRAIWKKSKKTLESFRDFLTPTLLHDFGIDEQSEWGSEDEEQFETVPNVTTSSYGKVSVWLSSVKTEEMDNFVDVDELFVKTEEPKEEDIEQEIEDLEVSVSSDESVGHSSRMSYGFA; this comes from the exons ATGAGTAAAAAACCCGACGCAGACTTCGTCTTTAATATTCATCCTGTCAAGCAAGCACTCACACATAGTTTTCTACTGAGACAATACAGACATCATGTTTTCGCCGGATTGAATACCCACACCGATGCTAGCTTGGTGAACGACCCCGACGACGCTAGCAACTTCTATCAACCTCCTCCAGTCATAATCAAGAAACCGATACCTTGTCTATCTACTACTTATGTACCAGATCAAG AATACCCTTGTAACGGTGATTGTGTTTTGAAACTAGTCAAAGAGAAATTATCGTGGAAGAGAAAAGATAAACTGTGGAAAAATTTAGCCAGAAAGTCTTTAAGAAGTTATG ATATCATGGATAAAATACGTACTGAATTAAAGAGAGATGATTGTATAAATTCGTTACCCTATGTTATTACCAGATTAGTTAATCACGCTTCCCATAACCCGGATGAACATTTCGAAGGG gtttacAACTGGTATTATGGGAATTCTATCGCAACTGCGGATTTCGGTGGACAAACGTGTCTTTTATTCGCTGGAGGGAAGCAAAGACACGAATTTT atttttcattCTACGATCGATCCAGTGCTTCGGTTGCAGTTCCTGAAGTTTCTCCCAAGATGAAAATACCTCTTGCAGAAGATACTCCTATCTACGATATTATTCCTGGAAAAGATTACA acaGCGTCGGCGTCAGGCAACGTAACTATTGTTACTTCTTTGTGTACGATGACAATAACGAAGATATCGTATTGAACAAATgtctaaaagtgaaaaaaaacgaacatcCTTTCGTCGGTATGGACTCCTTCGAACGTGAATTTTGTACAATCGATTCTGGCAGATATGTTAATTTATGGTCACCTCATGTTAGAAA aGACCCAATCTGCTCATTTACTTTACCTCCGAGTGATACCAGTTTACCAGATAAATTCGCTAGGATCAGATACTCCGCAACAGCAAAATCTCAAGCGTTGACCATTATCGATAGAAAACAACTGTATTTTTACGATGACAGG ATCAACTTTGAGAAACCAGTTTCGGTTTTTGATCCTTCGAAAATGGTCGAATTATGCGAAGATCTATGTTTATTGGTTCCTTCTCTAGTCGATAATTATTGGTATCTCGGGTCGACTCATTCGTGTCTGATGTTCGATGCCAGAGCtggatttgttcaaaaatggacCCATATGTTGTCACAATCGCCTAGTGTCGGATCGACTATACGAATCAATAAAGAAAA AGCATCGCTCAAGGAGTGTTTCTTATTGGGAACTCAAAGTACAGGCGAAATTGTAGCTATTTATAATAAATGGACTGCAAATGGCCCCAAGTCCGACGTGTTACCTGTTGAAGTTCCTAATAGAATCGATACGTTGCACGAAGCTCGATGCAATAGCCTATTAACAGATCCTTCGTTAACCAAAAA ATTTTCACACAGTCTCATCGGTATAGCTCcttacaagaagaaaaaaagaataggtTTATTTTCATTATCCAGCACCGGAGACGTTTATCATCAGTGTATTCAAAAACGATCCAGTTCTTCACCTTGGCGTCCCGAAGAGCAAACCAAACTCCAAGAAGTTGAACTGAATCATTTAAAAGACTGGCAAACTGGTTACCTGcgagatgaaaaaaagcaaaaaagtaCAATAACGGTGACTCGCGTAGTCAACATGAGACCTTTTTCAGAAA ATATTCCATTCCATAATcctgaaatacctacttacaatcgACCTGATTTAAGCGGCAGAGCTatatggaaaaaatcgaaaaaaacctTGGAATCGTTTCGAGATTTTCTAACACCCACCCTCCTCCATGATTTTGGAATAGATGAACAATCAGAATGGGGCTCCGAAGATGAAGAGCAATTTGAAACGGTACCGAATGTTACTACATCGAGCTATGGAAAAGTTAGCGTCTGGTTGAGCTCGGTCAAAACCGAAGAAATGGATAATTTCGTCGACGTCGATGAACTGTTCGTGAAAACCGAAGAACCAAAGGAAGAAGATATCGAGCAGGAGATCGAGGATCTTG AGGTATCTGTTTCTTCGGATGAGTCGGTTGGTCATAGCAGTCGTATGAGTTATGGGTTTGCTTga